One window of the Lactobacillus sp. PV034 genome contains the following:
- a CDS encoding MDR family MFS transporter, protein MKTQFGAKPNDEIKMPWLLLGELFTWIGASFIWPLTSVFLNKRLHVSLAMIGVVLLFNCLANMIGSFIAGWAYDRFNPYYLLIAGAGLDAAVLFSMAANHTWPIYWLWMTLTGFLGGWNGALINSTATSLKSKQPRFVFNMLYFFQNLGVVIGTLIVGYVYDYSVTLLFIIAGALFVVVCLNTVFNYRPIIQYHKERMADKGEEVKHKAESMPRPNWYLTLGFYVALGVIWLMYMNWESNLSVYMVSLGIPFHLYSLLWTINAGTIVVVQAILAKYPNLFKTLFHQVVFGIVMFAISFITLIFAKDYPHFVFSMITLTLGEATAMPAMPAYVNELSPISSKGKYQGLTLSSQSIGRAVGPLFGGLMIDQFGYIPFFVVAAIGIFVLVAYLIPLHAHLKDKITLFSH, encoded by the coding sequence ATGAAGACACAATTTGGTGCTAAACCAAATGATGAAATAAAAATGCCTTGGCTTTTATTAGGTGAATTATTTACCTGGATTGGAGCTAGTTTCATTTGGCCACTGACATCAGTATTTCTGAATAAGAGACTACATGTATCTTTAGCCATGATAGGTGTAGTATTACTATTTAATTGTCTTGCCAACATGATTGGTTCCTTTATTGCCGGCTGGGCCTATGATAGGTTTAATCCATATTATCTATTAATTGCTGGAGCTGGTTTGGATGCGGCTGTTTTATTTTCAATGGCAGCGAACCATACTTGGCCAATTTATTGGCTTTGGATGACATTGACGGGATTTTTAGGTGGTTGGAATGGTGCTTTGATTAATTCCACTGCTACATCTTTAAAATCTAAACAACCAAGATTTGTTTTTAATATGCTATACTTCTTCCAGAATTTGGGAGTAGTTATTGGTACTTTAATTGTCGGATATGTCTATGATTATTCTGTAACACTCTTATTTATTATTGCTGGGGCGCTCTTTGTAGTAGTTTGTTTAAATACTGTCTTTAACTATCGCCCAATTATTCAATACCACAAGGAGAGAATGGCAGATAAGGGTGAAGAAGTAAAGCATAAGGCAGAATCAATGCCACGTCCTAATTGGTACTTAACCCTTGGCTTTTATGTTGCTTTGGGTGTAATTTGGCTGATGTACATGAACTGGGAATCTAACCTTTCAGTTTATATGGTTTCTTTAGGCATTCCATTTCATCTTTATAGTTTATTGTGGACAATTAATGCGGGAACAATTGTGGTTGTTCAGGCAATCTTAGCCAAGTATCCTAATTTATTTAAAACTCTTTTCCATCAGGTTGTGTTTGGCATCGTGATGTTTGCAATTTCATTTATTACTTTGATTTTTGCTAAAGATTATCCTCACTTTGTCTTTTCAATGATTACTTTAACATTGGGAGAAGCAACTGCTATGCCAGCGATGCCAGCCTACGTTAATGAGTTATCACCAATTTCTTCTAAAGGAAAATATCAAGGCCTTACCTTATCTTCACAATCAATTGGACGAGCAGTCGGACCTTTATTTGGTGGTTTAATGATTGATCAATTTGGCTATATACCGTTCTTTGTCGTAGCTGCGATTGGGATTTTTGTGCTAGTAGCCTACCTAATTCCGCTTCACGCTCACCTT